From the Streptomyces sp. SN-593 genome, the window CCCTGCTGTCCGGCCGCCGGGTCCGCACCGACGTCGCCATGACCGGCGAGGTCTCGCTGACCGGGCGGGTGCTGCCGATCGGCGGGGTCAAGCAGAAGCTGCTGGCCGCGCACCGCGCCGGGATCACCACCGTGGTGATCCCCAAGCGCAACGAGGCCGACCTCGACGACGTGCCCGCCGAGATCCTCGGCGTCCTGGACGTCCACCCGGTCAGCGACGTCCGCCAGGTGCTGGCGCTCGCGCTGGAGTCGGCGGACGCCCCCGCCGAGGATGTCCCGCTCGCGGCGTGACAGCGCCGGAAGGAGGCGGCCCCGCGGGGAACTCCCCGCGGGGCCGCCTTCCCGTCGTGCTCGGCCGGCCGCCGGCCGGGGACGGGCCGTGACCGGTGGCGGCGCTCAGCCCAGGGCGAGGGCCTGAAGGCGGCTCAGGTCGCCGTTGAAGTAGTCCTGGTCGCCGGGGAAGGTGCCGGAGTCGGCGTGCTGCCAGAACGTGTAGTAGCCGTAGCCGGCCGGCAGGGTGCCGGCGCTGGTGGAGTACTTCGCGATCCAGAACGGGCTGGTGGTGGCGAAGCCGCTGTTGTTGCCGGTGCAGGTCGACCACCAGTCGTAGGTGGAGTAGATCACCGGGTAGACGCCCTCACGCGCGTGGTACTCGTTCGCGAAGGCGTGGATCCAGCTCACCATGCTCGCCTGGCTGAGGCCGTAGCAGGTCGCGCCGTAGGGGTTGTACTCGATGTCCAGCGCGCCCGGCAGGGTCTTTCCGTCGGCCGACCAGCCGCCGCCGTGGGCGATGAAGTAGTCGGCCTGCGTCGCGCCGGCGGAGGTGTCCGGCGTGGCGAAGTGGTAGGACCCGCGGATCATCCCGACGTTGTACGAGCCGTTGTACTGCTGGGCGAAGTCGGGGTTGGTGTAGGTGGTGCTCTCGGTGGCCTTGACGTAGGCGAACCTGCCGCCGTTCGCCCACGTGGTGGCCCAGTTGACGCTGCCCTGGTAGCCGGACACGTCCATGCCGAGGGTCTGGGTGGCCATCGGGGTGACGGCGCCGGAGCCGGCGGAGCCGCTCGTGTCCGAGCCCTCGTGGGCCGGGACGGTGGAGCCCATCCAGTCCAGTTCCGGGTGGGTCAGGTGGCCGGCGCCCGCCGCCGAACCCGTCGCGGCCGCCGCATGGGCCGCTCCGGGCGCGGTGAACGCCAGGGTGAGCAGGGAGACGATCAGGCCGACGAGAACCGCCAGCCGGGTTCTTGCCGAGCCGGTGCCGTGCACGACGGAGAGGACTCCGTGGGACATGCGTGCCTCCAGGAGGGGCAGGTCGGGGGACTCGCGACGTCATGGTGTGGTCATGACAGAAGTGACGGTACGGTCGGCGCTACGCGCGTGGAAAGAGGGGCCGGGAACCGCCGTTGGTCTACGCCTGCGAAATACTTGACGTGCTGCGGAAACCACCGTGCGTGAAGAGAACTTTCAGCCGTTGAAAGCGGGGCTCCAGTGACCCAAGCGAACCGCACCGCGCACGAAACGGGCGACACGGACGGAACGCAGCCGGCGCCCGGCGACGGCGTGGCGGGCACCCTGGAGCGCGAGTTGACCGTGCTCTTCCGCCGGGCCCGGGCCGCGTCCGGCGAACTGGCCCGCGAGGTGCACCCGGGTCTGGAGGCCGCCGCCTACGGCCTGCTGGTCCGGCTGCACGAGGCCGAACCCGAGCGGGCCACCGACCTGGCGGCGTACTTCGGCGTGGGCAAGGCCACCATGAGCCGCCAGCTACGGGCGATGGAGCAACTGGGGCTGGTCGCCCGCGACCCCGACCCCGCCGACGGCCGCGCCTACCTGATGCGGCTGACCGACGAGGGCCGGGAGCGCTTCGCCCGGGTGCGCCGCGCGCGCCGCGAGCGCTACCTGGGCCAGCTCGCCGCCTGGGACCCCCGGGACGTCGCCGAACTCGCCCGGCTGCTGCACCGCCTCAACGCCACCCAGTCCGGCTGAGGGCCGTCCCGCGATCCCGACGGATCGTGCCGGCCCTCAGAGCTCCACCAGGACGGCCGTCGCGTCGTCGTGCTGCTTGCCGGGCGGCGGCTGCTCCGCCTCCAGCGCGCGGACCCGGGCGAACAGCCGCTCCGGGCCCGCCTTGCGCAGCAGCGCGAAGGTGCCGGCCCAGTCGTCCACCCGGTAGTGCTCCACCGCGCGTGCCGCGCCGTCGGTGAGCACGGCCAGCGCGGTGACGTCCGCGCGCGGCAGCCGGCCGGTCACCGCGCGGCCCGCCACCGACGGGTCGGCCGCCGCCGTGAAGAAACCGCCCTCCTGGTTCCGCAGCGGCGCCAGCCGCAGCCCCTGCGCGCGCAGCCGGTCGATCCGGTCGTCCAGGACCGCCGTCACCACCCCTGCGGTGTCCTCCACCAGCAGCGCCGAGTCGGACAGCACCAGGTACTCCACATCCGCCGCGTTCCAGCGGGCGAGGACCACCGTGGCCTGCGGAGTCAGTTGGTGAGAAAGATCACAGGTGTCCCGGTGCGCGTGCGCGGTCCGCGCGATCGCCTCCGCCAGGCAGTCCGCCGGCGCCACGTCACGCCGGGCGGTGAGCAGTTCGAGCAGCGCCCCGCCCAGCCGCGCGGTGAACCAGGGCACCGAGTGCACGCAGCCGCCGTTGTCCGGCGGGGGCGTCACCCCGTCCAGGACCACCACCGCCCCGCCGGCGCCGGACGCCGGGAGCGCCACCGCCGCGAAGTCCTCGTTGGGCACGCCCGCCGTTCCGGGCTCGGTCGCCGTCTCGATCCGCATGGGTCCAGTCTCGCAGCCGGTTGGTCCGTACCGCGGCAGCGCCCTGCTGTGCGCGGGCATCCTGCCAAAGCGGAACGACCTGTGCCAGCGGCTGACGGAAGGCCGCCGCACGCTCCCACCCGTGCCGGACTTGTCGGTCAACTCACCTGTGCGATTCACTCGTTCGGGTGTCCGAGGGGGGGACGCCTGGCTCCCCTCCCCGCTGGCCTGCGAGGGTCTGAGGAATTCTGCACGTATCCCGGGGCGGACCCCTGGGCCCCGCAACTCGTGATTGCGAGCACCGACAGTGCGTGAACGACGTCCCCGACGGCGCGAACGGCGGGTCAGGCAGCGCATGCTCGCCGCCCTGCTGGTCTGCGCGGCCATCGTCCTGGCCGCGGCCGCGCCCGGTGTCGCCCTCGCCGCCGGAGACCTGTCGTCCGCACAGGACCGCGTGGACGCCGCCCGACTCGCCTCCCTCGCCACCGCGTTGGCCGCGGACCTCGCCGACGAGCGGGACGACCTGGCCGTGTCCGTCGCGGCCGGGCGGCCCGCGGCCCCGACCGCCGACCAGCAGCGCACCGACCGCCGGCTCGCCGAGGCCACCGGCGGCCACCTCTCCGCCGACCTGCGCACCGCCCTGGGCACCCTGACGGCCGTGCGCAGGTCCGCCCGCGCCTCCTCCTCCGCGCCTGCCGCCGTCGCCGCCTACCAGCCGCTCGTCGACGCCGTCGGGCGCGCCGTCGGCCCGGTCACCGCGCCGCTCGAACGCGCCACCGCGGCCGCGGCGGTGCAGCGCGGTCTGCTCGTCGCCGGGCTCACCGCGACCGGCACCCAGCGCGGTCTGGTCGCCGACGCGCAGGCCGCCCGGCTCCAGGAGCGGGCGGCACTGGCCGAGTTCCACGCCGCCGCGCCCGTCGGCGTCCGCACCGACTACGACCAGACCGTCACCGGGGCCGACACCGCCGAGGCCGACCGCGACCTCGACCAGTTGCTCGGCGGGACCGAACTCACCCCCGCCGACCGGGAGCTGGGCGCCGGGAAGGTCGCCACGGCGCTCGCCGCCCGGCTCTCGCTGATGCGCGGTGTCGCGTCTTCGGCCGCCGCGGACGAGGCCGCCGGCGCCGACGCGCACCGCGGCCACGAGGTCACCGTGCTCGAACTGCGGG encodes:
- a CDS encoding lysozyme, with product MSHGVLSVVHGTGSARTRLAVLVGLIVSLLTLAFTAPGAAHAAAATGSAAGAGHLTHPELDWMGSTVPAHEGSDTSGSAGSGAVTPMATQTLGMDVSGYQGSVNWATTWANGGRFAYVKATESTTYTNPDFAQQYNGSYNVGMIRGSYHFATPDTSAGATQADYFIAHGGGWSADGKTLPGALDIEYNPYGATCYGLSQASMVSWIHAFANEYHAREGVYPVIYSTYDWWSTCTGNNSGFATTSPFWIAKYSTSAGTLPAGYGYYTFWQHADSGTFPGDQDYFNGDLSRLQALALG
- a CDS encoding MarR family winged helix-turn-helix transcriptional regulator, with translation MAGTLERELTVLFRRARAASGELAREVHPGLEAAAYGLLVRLHEAEPERATDLAAYFGVGKATMSRQLRAMEQLGLVARDPDPADGRAYLMRLTDEGRERFARVRRARRERYLGQLAAWDPRDVAELARLLHRLNATQSG
- a CDS encoding protein phosphatase 2C domain-containing protein, yielding MRIETATEPGTAGVPNEDFAAVALPASGAGGAVVVLDGVTPPPDNGGCVHSVPWFTARLGGALLELLTARRDVAPADCLAEAIARTAHAHRDTCDLSHQLTPQATVVLARWNAADVEYLVLSDSALLVEDTAGVVTAVLDDRIDRLRAQGLRLAPLRNQEGGFFTAAADPSVAGRAVTGRLPRADVTALAVLTDGAARAVEHYRVDDWAGTFALLRKAGPERLFARVRALEAEQPPPGKQHDDATAVLVEL